One window of the Herbiconiux sp. L3-i23 genome contains the following:
- a CDS encoding glycosyltransferase, with protein MTRDSAPLTIAVLAPLRHPIREPHAGGLEAAVWDRVRSLRARGHRVVLCAVEGSDFLDGGPDEFVLPAAVWPIAELATDTTYPPGHLERALAALEGALDFIADNAASFDVIDNHCLHAPPLARAGRLGVPMLTTLHTPPLDDMLGAHASGGGSLFSAVSAHTASEWAAAGVSAPVLPNSVDPARWTLGSGGIDLVWFGRIVPEKGTHLAIAAARAAGRRLNIAGRVGDADYFEQLIAPQLDADIRYVGALRQPALAELVGGSAAALVTPVWEEPFGMVIAEALATGTPVAAFDIGGVAEVTGDSGACRLVPVRDVDALAEAVTALADTAGIRASTRRRTRRDALARFSIERRSDELESLLRSVASSPAVRAAVGA; from the coding sequence GTGACGCGCGATTCCGCCCCGCTCACGATCGCGGTGCTCGCGCCGCTGCGGCACCCGATCCGCGAACCGCACGCGGGTGGTCTCGAGGCGGCGGTGTGGGATCGGGTGCGGTCGCTGCGCGCTCGCGGGCACCGCGTCGTGCTCTGCGCGGTCGAAGGGTCGGACTTCCTCGACGGCGGACCCGACGAGTTCGTGCTCCCCGCCGCCGTGTGGCCGATTGCCGAGCTCGCGACCGACACCACCTATCCGCCCGGCCACCTCGAGCGTGCCCTCGCCGCGCTGGAGGGAGCGCTCGACTTCATCGCCGACAACGCCGCCTCGTTCGACGTGATCGACAACCACTGCCTGCACGCACCGCCGCTCGCCCGCGCGGGTCGGCTCGGAGTGCCGATGCTGACGACGCTGCACACGCCGCCACTCGACGACATGCTCGGCGCGCACGCGAGCGGCGGCGGGAGCCTCTTCTCGGCGGTCAGCGCGCACACGGCATCCGAGTGGGCCGCCGCCGGTGTCTCGGCGCCGGTGCTGCCGAACTCGGTGGATCCCGCGCGCTGGACTCTCGGGTCCGGCGGCATCGACCTCGTCTGGTTCGGGCGGATCGTGCCCGAGAAGGGCACGCATCTCGCGATCGCTGCAGCGAGGGCGGCAGGACGCCGTCTCAACATCGCGGGACGGGTAGGCGACGCAGACTACTTCGAGCAGCTGATCGCGCCGCAGCTCGACGCGGACATCCGCTACGTCGGGGCGCTGCGGCAACCCGCTCTCGCCGAGCTCGTCGGCGGCAGCGCTGCGGCGCTCGTCACACCCGTCTGGGAGGAGCCGTTCGGCATGGTCATCGCCGAAGCGCTGGCCACGGGCACGCCCGTCGCCGCGTTCGACATCGGCGGCGTCGCCGAGGTGACGGGCGACTCGGGCGCGTGCCGGCTGGTCCCGGTCCGCGACGTGGATGCGCTCGCCGAGGCCGTGACGGCGCTTGCGGACACCGCGGGGATCCGGGCGTCGACGCGACGCCGGACGAGGCGGGATGCGCTGGCCCGATTCTCCATCGAGCGCCGCTCCGACGAACTCGAGAGCCTGCTGCGGTCGGTCGCCTCGTCGCCGGCGGTGCGCGCGGCGGTGGGAGCATGA
- a CDS encoding TIGR03943 family protein: MLERIVFRWRGVLLSLVGIAATLWLGWSGQLGLYIHPRYFVFTMVAATVAGVLVVAAFAFVPLARDETHDEETDEHLHEQRRWPLLAAVASGALIIAATVSLLVLPPTSLSTGGVSAADLSTGTAVGASLENPETLVGGDYASFTVKDWSALLRQGVDEQFLAGKEADVIGFVTPDESNPENLFYLARFAVTCCAVDAQPVGIAVHSPGWSEDFAAGDWVQVAGGFVTNPSTSSATPIVLDAAEIAVIDEPSEPYVY, translated from the coding sequence TTGCTTGAGCGCATCGTGTTCCGCTGGCGCGGAGTGCTGCTGAGCCTCGTCGGCATCGCCGCCACCCTCTGGCTGGGCTGGTCGGGCCAGCTGGGGCTGTACATCCACCCCCGCTACTTCGTCTTCACGATGGTCGCCGCGACGGTGGCCGGAGTCCTCGTCGTCGCCGCATTCGCGTTCGTCCCGCTCGCACGCGACGAGACGCACGACGAGGAGACCGACGAGCATCTGCATGAGCAGCGTCGGTGGCCGCTGCTCGCCGCCGTCGCGAGCGGCGCCCTGATCATCGCCGCGACGGTGAGCCTGCTCGTGCTGCCTCCGACCAGCCTCAGCACCGGTGGTGTGAGCGCGGCCGACCTCAGCACCGGAACCGCGGTGGGAGCGTCGCTGGAGAATCCGGAGACCCTCGTCGGTGGCGACTACGCGTCGTTCACGGTGAAGGACTGGTCGGCGCTGCTGCGGCAGGGCGTCGACGAGCAGTTCCTCGCCGGCAAGGAGGCCGACGTCATCGGCTTCGTGACCCCCGACGAGAGCAACCCCGAGAACCTCTTCTACCTCGCCCGTTTCGCCGTCACCTGCTGCGCCGTCGACGCCCAACCCGTCGGCATCGCCGTGCACTCTCCGGGCTGGAGCGAGGACTTCGCCGCCGGAGACTGGGTGCAGGTGGCCGGCGGCTTCGTGACCAACCCGAGCACGTCGAGCGCGACGCCGATCGTGCTCGACGCCGCGGAGATCGCGGTCATCGACGAGCCGAGCGAGCCGTATGTCTATTGA
- a CDS encoding SDR family oxidoreductase produces MADDQYTFGDPVTRYPKIEPPVQQQPEPGVQSRMEPVPDLGEQSYRGIGKLTGRRALITGADSGIGAAVAIAFAREGADIALSYLPEEESDARHVIELIEAEGRTAVPLPGDLTDAEYCRALVAGAVEGLGGLDTVVNVAGKQVWQTEIGDITDEQFEATYRTNVFAPFWIIKAALPHLGPGSTIINTASAEAYSPAPDRLDYASTKGAINNFSKGLAQQLAPKGIRVNVVAPGPTWTVLQVTRGVDPETLPEFGSSEAPIGRAGQPAEIAPAYVFLASPESSFVIGETLNVNGGMPTP; encoded by the coding sequence ATGGCCGACGACCAGTACACCTTCGGTGATCCCGTCACCCGTTACCCGAAGATCGAACCGCCGGTGCAGCAGCAGCCGGAGCCGGGCGTCCAATCGCGCATGGAGCCGGTGCCCGACCTCGGCGAGCAGTCGTATCGAGGAATCGGCAAGCTCACCGGGCGCCGTGCCCTGATCACGGGCGCCGACTCGGGGATCGGTGCCGCCGTCGCCATCGCGTTCGCGCGGGAGGGCGCCGACATCGCCCTGTCCTACCTCCCCGAGGAGGAGTCGGACGCCCGCCACGTCATCGAGCTGATCGAGGCGGAGGGCCGCACGGCCGTGCCGCTGCCCGGCGACCTCACCGACGCCGAGTACTGCCGCGCCCTCGTCGCCGGCGCGGTCGAGGGTCTCGGCGGCCTGGACACCGTCGTCAACGTGGCAGGCAAGCAGGTCTGGCAGACCGAGATCGGCGACATCACCGACGAGCAGTTCGAGGCGACCTACAGGACGAACGTGTTCGCGCCGTTCTGGATCATCAAAGCCGCGCTGCCGCACCTCGGCCCGGGATCGACGATCATCAACACCGCATCGGCCGAGGCCTACTCCCCGGCCCCGGACCGACTCGATTACGCCAGCACGAAGGGGGCGATCAACAACTTCTCGAAGGGGCTCGCCCAACAGCTGGCGCCGAAGGGTATCCGGGTCAACGTCGTCGCGCCCGGCCCGACCTGGACGGTGCTGCAGGTCACCCGCGGCGTCGACCCCGAGACCCTGCCGGAGTTCGGTTCGAGCGAGGCGCCGATCGGCCGTGCCGGTCAGCCGGCGGAGATCGCCCCCGCGTACGTCTTCCTCGCCTCACCCGAGTCGAGCTTCGTCATCGGCGAGACCCTCAACGTGAACGGCGGCATGCCGACCCCGTGA
- a CDS encoding PHP domain-containing protein yields MTALPADAHVHSEWSWDTGGHAHAPGRMALACERALAIGVPSIVFTEHVEYEQRWRSDVEDLMPHQRHLLDADGYVRPPAFDVNRYLAAVEECRARFPQLRILTGVELSEPHRHIAESHRLSAVVDRVNGSVHTLPTGGHDDRSEPNTMLRDTDPDEVVIRYLMEVVALAESAAAFATLTHIDYAARAWPADRGRFDARRFEGHFRAAMLALARSGRALELNTRRLEPWVPLWWAEEGGRAITFGRDAHEPSEVGAHFSAATAMAAAAGFAPGPEPHDFWTR; encoded by the coding sequence ATGACGGCGCTGCCTGCAGACGCGCACGTGCACAGCGAGTGGTCGTGGGACACGGGCGGGCACGCCCACGCGCCAGGGCGCATGGCGCTCGCCTGCGAGCGGGCGCTCGCCATCGGAGTTCCCAGCATCGTGTTCACCGAGCACGTCGAGTACGAGCAGCGATGGCGCAGTGATGTCGAAGATCTCATGCCGCATCAGCGCCACCTGCTCGACGCCGACGGCTACGTGCGGCCGCCCGCTTTCGACGTCAACCGCTATCTGGCCGCTGTCGAGGAGTGCCGAGCGCGGTTCCCCCAACTGCGGATCCTCACCGGCGTCGAGCTCAGTGAACCGCATCGGCACATCGCCGAGTCCCACCGACTGTCCGCCGTCGTAGACCGCGTGAACGGCTCGGTGCATACGCTCCCGACCGGCGGGCACGACGACCGGAGCGAACCGAACACGATGTTGCGCGACACCGATCCCGACGAAGTCGTCATTCGCTACCTAATGGAAGTCGTCGCGCTCGCCGAGTCCGCCGCCGCGTTCGCGACACTCACTCACATCGACTATGCCGCCCGCGCGTGGCCGGCAGATCGCGGCCGCTTCGACGCGAGACGCTTCGAAGGCCACTTCCGAGCCGCAATGCTGGCCCTCGCTCGCAGCGGCAGAGCCCTCGAACTGAACACCCGACGCTTGGAGCCGTGGGTTCCGCTCTGGTGGGCCGAGGAAGGCGGACGTGCCATCACGTTCGGGCGCGACGCCCACGAGCCATCGGAGGTCGGTGCGCATTTCTCAGCTGCGACCGCGATGGCTGCCGCCGCCGGGTTCGCTCCGGGACCCGAGCCGCATGACTTCTGGACCCGCTGA
- a CDS encoding glycosyltransferase, translating to MSVVGWYVHHHGHGHLTRFLAIRPHLDHEVVVFSSLAAPAALPAATTWVQLARDDDPTRDADGTMRSPQDAEPTVRGMLHWAPLGHPGHTGRLAAIASHLAARTFAAFVVDVSVEVALFVRLLGVPPIVMTQPGERTDAAHRLAYDVAERIIAPWPAGAHRSAALDRVAERVIEVGGISRFDSRRRAHEPEPGSVLVLGAPEDRSGASELLSRAAAATPGSLWHGVGVSNGSWVDDPWEVLHSAEVVVSAAGQNSVADLAAADARAVVIPQRRPFDEQYATGRHLAAKGLAVVHDTWPSDALWGGLLDRARALTPRWSQWQVRGAAARAAAVITAVAARR from the coding sequence ATGAGCGTCGTCGGCTGGTACGTGCACCATCACGGACACGGCCACCTCACCCGGTTCCTCGCCATCCGCCCCCACCTCGACCACGAGGTGGTCGTCTTCAGCTCGCTGGCGGCTCCGGCCGCCCTTCCCGCAGCGACCACCTGGGTGCAGCTCGCCCGCGACGACGACCCGACGCGGGACGCCGACGGGACGATGCGTTCCCCGCAGGACGCCGAGCCGACCGTGCGCGGCATGCTGCACTGGGCGCCGCTGGGACACCCCGGGCACACCGGCCGCCTGGCGGCCATCGCGTCGCACCTCGCCGCCCGGACGTTCGCGGCGTTCGTCGTCGACGTCTCGGTCGAGGTGGCCCTCTTCGTCCGTCTGCTCGGCGTGCCTCCGATCGTGATGACGCAGCCGGGCGAGCGCACCGACGCGGCTCACCGTCTCGCCTACGACGTCGCCGAACGCATCATCGCCCCCTGGCCGGCGGGCGCCCACCGGTCCGCTGCGCTCGACCGCGTGGCCGAGCGGGTCATCGAGGTGGGCGGCATCTCCCGATTCGATTCGCGCCGCAGAGCGCACGAGCCCGAGCCCGGCTCGGTGCTGGTGCTCGGCGCGCCGGAAGACCGGTCGGGCGCGTCAGAGCTGCTGTCCCGCGCCGCGGCGGCGACACCGGGCTCGCTCTGGCACGGTGTCGGAGTCTCGAACGGTTCCTGGGTCGACGACCCGTGGGAGGTGCTGCACAGCGCCGAGGTCGTCGTGTCGGCGGCGGGGCAGAACAGCGTGGCCGACCTGGCGGCGGCGGACGCGCGAGCGGTCGTCATCCCGCAGCGACGACCGTTCGACGAGCAGTACGCCACCGGTCGCCATCTCGCCGCGAAGGGACTCGCGGTCGTGCACGACACCTGGCCGTCCGACGCGCTGTGGGGCGGTCTCCTCGACCGGGCCCGCGCGCTCACCCCGCGATGGTCGCAATGGCAGGTGCGCGGTGCGGCGGCCCGAGCGGCCGCGGTGATCACGGCTGTGGCGGCGCGGCGGTGA
- a CDS encoding DUF3073 domain-containing protein, which yields MGRGRQKAKHTKVARELKYFSPATNYDALERELGSPAPAHDSEYDKWAEYADDDADDRDESRSA from the coding sequence ATGGGGCGCGGCCGTCAGAAAGCAAAGCACACGAAGGTGGCGCGCGAGCTGAAGTATTTCAGCCCCGCGACCAATTACGACGCGCTCGAGCGCGAGCTCGGGTCGCCGGCTCCGGCACACGACAGCGAATACGACAAGTGGGCCGAATACGCCGACGACGACGCTGACGACCGCGACGAGTCCCGCAGCGCCTGA
- a CDS encoding heavy metal-binding domain-containing protein — protein MLISTMNDVPGRQISEVLGEVTGLTVRSRNIGAQFGAGLKAIVGGELAGLTKQLTESRDEAKQRLVEAATAMGADAVIAMRFDASEVAQNFQEVVAYGTAVKFA, from the coding sequence ATGCTCATCTCCACCATGAACGATGTCCCCGGCCGCCAGATCTCCGAAGTCCTCGGCGAGGTGACCGGTCTCACCGTCCGCTCCCGCAACATCGGCGCCCAGTTCGGCGCCGGCCTCAAGGCGATCGTCGGCGGCGAACTCGCCGGCCTCACCAAGCAGCTCACCGAGAGCCGTGACGAGGCGAAGCAGCGCCTCGTCGAAGCCGCCACCGCGATGGGTGCCGACGCGGTCATCGCGATGCGCTTCGACGCCAGCGAGGTCGCCCAGAACTTCCAGGAGGTCGTCGCCTACGGCACGGCCGTCAAATTCGCCTGA
- a CDS encoding FAD-dependent oxidoreductase — protein MSQYSGASVVVIGAGQSGLSVAYYLQKLGLKPGLDLVVLDRGPDAGGAWQHRWESLRLGSAHRVHDLPGMRNLGISFDTADRSLPAKDVVADYYRQYEQHYDLRVRRPVSVAAVYDRGADLVLRTSEGELTASAVVNATGTWGAPFVPYYPGAWQFTGTQVHTSTYVSAEQFRNKRVLVVGGGTSAIGFLLELEGVAAKTYWTSRRPIDYLDHGALDLEDAVNAVAQQDEAARRGLALPSIVSGTGVPKTRRIAAGIERGILDARPMFTRLTEDGVVWPDGSTEKIDAIIWATGFRPDVRHLSPLHLHEKEGGITVSTGAAERDPRIFFAGYGPTASTIGANRAGRTVARQVFAAIGENRYSEPMASRASFTPPAPVGDPAGSAETAAADDGVSILSRFFADD, from the coding sequence ATGTCTCAGTATTCAGGCGCCTCGGTCGTCGTGATCGGGGCCGGCCAATCGGGTCTCTCGGTCGCCTATTACCTGCAGAAGCTCGGCCTCAAACCAGGGCTCGACCTCGTCGTCCTCGACCGCGGACCGGACGCCGGCGGAGCCTGGCAGCACCGCTGGGAATCGCTGCGGCTCGGATCCGCGCATCGCGTTCATGACCTTCCAGGCATGCGTAATCTAGGCATCAGCTTCGACACGGCCGACCGCTCGCTGCCGGCGAAGGACGTCGTCGCCGACTACTATCGGCAGTACGAGCAGCATTACGACCTGCGCGTGCGTCGCCCGGTCTCCGTCGCCGCCGTCTACGACCGCGGGGCGGACCTCGTGCTCCGCACCTCCGAGGGCGAGCTCACCGCGTCGGCCGTCGTGAACGCGACGGGCACCTGGGGTGCGCCGTTCGTGCCCTACTACCCGGGTGCCTGGCAGTTCACGGGAACGCAGGTGCACACGTCGACCTACGTGTCGGCGGAGCAGTTCCGCAACAAGCGGGTCCTCGTGGTCGGCGGCGGCACCTCCGCCATCGGCTTCCTCCTCGAGCTGGAAGGCGTTGCGGCCAAGACCTACTGGACCTCGCGGCGGCCGATCGACTACCTCGATCACGGAGCCCTCGACTTGGAGGACGCCGTTAACGCGGTGGCCCAACAGGATGAGGCCGCGAGGCGCGGCCTCGCGTTGCCGAGCATCGTGAGCGGCACGGGTGTGCCGAAGACGCGACGGATCGCCGCCGGCATCGAGCGAGGGATTCTCGACGCCCGGCCGATGTTCACCCGGCTCACCGAGGACGGGGTGGTGTGGCCCGACGGGTCGACGGAGAAGATCGACGCCATCATCTGGGCGACGGGGTTCCGGCCCGACGTCCGACACCTGAGCCCTCTCCACCTGCACGAGAAGGAGGGCGGTATCACCGTGTCGACGGGAGCGGCGGAACGCGATCCGCGCATCTTCTTCGCCGGATACGGCCCCACGGCGAGCACCATCGGGGCGAACCGGGCGGGTCGTACCGTGGCGCGGCAGGTGTTCGCGGCGATCGGCGAGAACCGCTACTCGGAGCCGATGGCGTCCCGAGCCAGCTTCACGCCGCCCGCCCCGGTGGGCGATCCCGCGGGCTCCGCGGAGACCGCAGCAGCCGACGACGGAGTCTCGATCCTGTCCCGCTTCTTCGCCGACGACTGA
- a CDS encoding VOC family protein: MSERLSIGSIVWGVKDVPRAMRFWMSALDYVPRDEPDDDWVVLIPREGVGAQMALMQVKADAGERRRHHLDLYTFHQAVEVERLLGLGAAEVPDWVYEPDADYVVLADPDGNYFCVAQR; this comes from the coding sequence ATGAGCGAGCGGTTGTCGATCGGATCGATCGTGTGGGGCGTCAAGGACGTGCCCCGCGCGATGCGGTTCTGGATGTCCGCGCTCGACTACGTCCCCCGCGACGAGCCGGACGACGACTGGGTCGTCCTGATCCCGCGCGAGGGCGTCGGCGCGCAGATGGCTCTCATGCAGGTGAAGGCGGACGCCGGCGAGCGGCGGCGCCACCACCTCGACCTGTACACGTTCCATCAGGCCGTCGAGGTCGAGCGTCTACTCGGGCTCGGGGCCGCCGAGGTTCCCGACTGGGTCTACGAGCCCGACGCCGATTACGTCGTGCTCGCAGACCCGGACGGCAACTACTTCTGCGTCGCTCAGCGCTGA
- a CDS encoding WcbI family polysaccharide biosynthesis putative acetyltransferase — MPPVPSPDPSDPRTRHFGTFYGLDDVATDADDDRPVALVIGNCQAESLRIMLDAGDLVTVRVPAVHELTEHDLPHLDRWLARTDLLISQPIRDDYHSLPLGTRQLAARLPTGGRLLRVPVVRFAGLYPWHVIVRPPSDPGLTPPVVEYHDVRLLLEAAGEAALPPLDRRRVLGIAEASLEHLARREQAHGTIVLSDLFARPRFEQMRTLNHPGNSVWTAAAARVRDVAGLPENDVDPGRPLLDSVHAPRDPAVVDAFALGDEPTRHWLVGGTRIDLADVREAHLEWYARNPEAVRAGLDRHVDTLRVLAA; from the coding sequence GTGCCGCCCGTCCCCTCACCCGACCCGTCGGACCCCCGCACCCGCCACTTCGGCACGTTCTACGGTCTCGACGACGTCGCGACCGACGCAGATGACGACCGCCCTGTCGCACTCGTCATCGGCAACTGTCAGGCCGAATCGCTGCGCATCATGCTCGATGCCGGTGACCTCGTCACCGTGCGCGTTCCTGCGGTGCACGAGTTGACGGAGCACGACCTCCCCCATCTCGACCGCTGGCTCGCTCGCACCGACCTGCTCATCTCGCAGCCGATCCGCGACGACTACCACTCGCTGCCGCTCGGCACCCGCCAGCTCGCCGCCCGTCTCCCCACAGGGGGCCGCCTGCTGCGCGTGCCCGTCGTGCGCTTCGCCGGGCTGTACCCGTGGCACGTGATCGTGCGGCCTCCGTCCGACCCGGGTCTCACGCCGCCGGTAGTCGAGTATCACGACGTCCGACTGCTCCTCGAAGCGGCGGGCGAAGCCGCGCTTCCGCCCCTCGACCGGCGCCGCGTGCTCGGGATCGCGGAGGCGTCCCTCGAACACCTGGCCCGCCGCGAGCAGGCGCACGGCACGATCGTGCTGTCGGACCTGTTCGCTCGCCCCCGCTTCGAGCAGATGCGCACCCTCAACCATCCGGGCAACTCCGTCTGGACGGCCGCCGCAGCGCGTGTTCGCGACGTGGCGGGACTTCCCGAGAACGACGTCGACCCGGGCCGGCCACTACTCGACTCGGTGCATGCTCCCCGTGACCCCGCCGTGGTCGACGCCTTCGCTCTCGGGGACGAGCCGACGCGGCACTGGCTCGTCGGAGGCACTCGCATCGACCTCGCCGACGTGCGGGAGGCTCACCTCGAGTGGTACGCCCGAAATCCGGAGGCCGTCCGCGCGGGACTCGATCGCCACGTCGACACCCTTCGGGTCCTCGCCGCATGA
- a CDS encoding alpha/beta hydrolase, with the protein MRPIRDIDADAVVWSGSRSVDSPLLVFLHGFGGNEHDWTPYLPMVPDGVSAAAIRAPRALGDRWAWAHFGEEGIGAFSASGRGVHAWLDGVARQRVALVGWSQGAAMAIHLARPRPDRFAAVSMAGGFVWELRDHSGLASRRIPVRYGIGTDDEVIPRRMIVSAQRWLERHTAVELHEYPGVRHTLTPEIAADAIDFAVRHVT; encoded by the coding sequence ATGCGCCCGATTCGTGACATCGATGCCGACGCCGTCGTGTGGAGCGGATCGCGGTCCGTCGACTCACCGCTCCTCGTGTTCCTGCACGGATTCGGCGGGAACGAGCACGACTGGACCCCGTACCTGCCGATGGTTCCCGACGGTGTCTCGGCGGCTGCGATACGCGCACCTCGGGCGCTCGGCGACCGATGGGCGTGGGCGCATTTCGGTGAAGAGGGCATCGGTGCGTTCAGCGCGTCCGGTCGCGGCGTGCACGCTTGGCTCGACGGGGTGGCGCGACAGCGTGTCGCCCTGGTCGGCTGGTCTCAGGGTGCGGCGATGGCGATCCATCTCGCGCGACCGCGGCCCGACCGATTCGCCGCGGTCTCCATGGCCGGCGGGTTCGTCTGGGAACTGCGCGATCACAGCGGTCTCGCGTCTCGTCGGATCCCCGTCCGCTACGGCATCGGCACCGACGACGAGGTGATCCCCCGTCGAATGATCGTTTCGGCGCAGCGGTGGCTCGAGCGCCACACCGCAGTCGAGCTGCACGAGTACCCGGGGGTCCGCCACACCCTCACACCGGAGATCGCCGCGGACGCGATCGACTTCGCGGTGCGCCACGTCACCTGA
- a CDS encoding glycosyltransferase family 2 protein: MPGRSVPGNRFDLLDGVAPERAPSVSVVVVHYRQQRELDRTLAALVRQTHPADRLEIVVVDDGSPEPPKVPDGVRLVRQEDDGFRLAAARNLGVRESTGDVLCFLDADTVPEPSYVERITRLPALLPEAVTVGRRRHAALDGHPTEAPIEQIGPLSELPEPGWLIDEYRRSRNLLDADHRSYRFMIGAVIACSRWLFERTGGFDESFRAYGGEDWEWAHRAWLEAAIFAHEPEAVAWHDGAEWSSRDVASDRARKNDETLRLAGRIPVTGSRGWAVRSGVADVLVRLLSAPSDAAAYVCVDSVLAALPSAQVVVPDDVLRVFADDDRVLGADDPKLTPRPRVVIDLPTPMRVRRGSTELVAATDEVGCGDLGRVELSTEAGVAAVVRSRRGDLRSDRWGDGLFRTERRGAPWLREVPEDPGLAAYLGGWDGD; this comes from the coding sequence ATGCCCGGCCGCTCGGTGCCCGGGAACCGCTTCGACCTGCTCGACGGTGTCGCTCCCGAGCGCGCCCCGTCGGTCTCGGTGGTCGTCGTGCATTACCGGCAGCAGCGGGAGCTCGATCGCACCCTCGCCGCGCTCGTGCGCCAGACCCACCCGGCCGACCGACTCGAGATCGTGGTCGTCGACGACGGATCGCCCGAACCTCCGAAAGTGCCCGACGGGGTACGACTCGTGCGGCAGGAGGACGACGGGTTCCGGCTCGCGGCCGCGCGCAATCTCGGGGTCCGCGAGTCGACCGGCGACGTACTCTGCTTCCTCGACGCGGACACCGTGCCCGAGCCCTCCTACGTCGAGCGGATCACCCGCCTGCCGGCGCTCCTCCCCGAGGCGGTGACCGTGGGGCGGCGACGTCACGCCGCGCTCGACGGCCATCCCACCGAGGCTCCGATCGAGCAGATAGGGCCACTCTCGGAGCTGCCCGAACCGGGGTGGCTGATCGACGAGTACCGGCGTTCGAGGAATCTGCTCGATGCCGATCATCGGTCGTACCGCTTCATGATCGGCGCGGTGATCGCCTGCAGCCGCTGGCTGTTCGAGCGCACCGGCGGGTTCGACGAGTCGTTCCGCGCCTACGGCGGCGAGGACTGGGAGTGGGCGCACCGCGCCTGGCTCGAGGCGGCGATCTTCGCTCACGAGCCGGAGGCCGTCGCCTGGCACGACGGCGCCGAGTGGTCGAGCCGCGACGTCGCGAGCGACAGGGCCCGCAAGAACGACGAGACACTGCGGCTCGCAGGGCGGATCCCGGTGACGGGCTCCCGCGGGTGGGCTGTGCGCAGCGGCGTGGCCGACGTGCTGGTGCGTCTGCTTTCGGCTCCGTCCGACGCTGCCGCCTACGTCTGCGTCGACTCGGTGCTGGCTGCGCTCCCCTCGGCCCAGGTCGTCGTTCCCGACGACGTGCTGCGGGTGTTCGCCGACGACGACCGCGTGCTCGGCGCCGATGACCCGAAGCTCACCCCGCGACCGCGCGTGGTGATCGACCTGCCAACCCCAATGCGAGTGCGGCGCGGGTCGACGGAGCTCGTCGCAGCGACCGATGAGGTCGGCTGCGGAGATCTCGGGAGGGTGGAGTTGTCGACCGAGGCGGGAGTCGCGGCCGTTGTCCGATCGCGGCGCGGCGATCTCCGGAGCGACAGGTGGGGCGACGGACTGTTCCGCACGGAACGTCGCGGTGCCCCCTGGCTCCGCGAGGTCCCGGAGGATCCAGGGCTCGCCGCGTACCTCGGCGGCTGGGACGGCGACTGA
- a CDS encoding HIT family protein produces the protein MFCDIVRHDRSNQIFDSDDDTVAFLDIAPAARGHSLVVPRRHAQDIFDMSAVEYSVAARAVHRVANKLERLLHPEGLTVFQSNRSAGWQDVMHLHFHVVPRFADDSLMRPWTVSAGSAHDLATLTESLREPG, from the coding sequence GTGTTCTGCGACATCGTTCGGCATGATCGCAGCAATCAGATCTTCGACTCGGATGATGACACGGTCGCTTTCCTCGACATCGCGCCCGCTGCGCGAGGGCATTCGCTGGTCGTCCCTCGACGCCATGCGCAAGACATCTTCGACATGTCCGCAGTCGAGTACTCCGTCGCGGCACGCGCAGTGCACCGCGTTGCGAACAAGCTCGAGCGATTGCTGCACCCCGAAGGGCTGACCGTCTTCCAAAGCAATCGATCGGCGGGCTGGCAGGACGTCATGCACCTGCACTTCCACGTGGTTCCCCGCTTCGCCGACGATTCACTAATGCGACCATGGACGGTGTCGGCCGGGTCGGCCCATGACCTGGCAACGCTCACCGAATCGCTGCGCGAGCCCGGGTGA